From a region of the Streptomyces venezuelae genome:
- a CDS encoding TetR/AcrR family transcriptional regulator — protein sequence MTVERKPRKDAVRNRAAVFAAADTLFAHCGSPEEVTMADIAAAAGVGKATLFRAFGDRDGLIRALYGARLEPIREAVGQGPQPLGPSTPAPLRVPALLDALLCFKLDNRHLALALEGSGADSPYRTEHYEQWHTLLRDLLRLVPGSADPEFSAHALLAATRADLVAYLAGEKGLPREELRAQLAGFTAAVLGARAERGPTDGP from the coding sequence ATGACCGTCGAACGCAAGCCGCGCAAGGACGCGGTCCGCAACCGGGCGGCCGTCTTCGCCGCCGCCGACACCCTCTTCGCCCACTGCGGCAGTCCCGAGGAGGTGACCATGGCCGACATCGCGGCGGCCGCCGGCGTCGGCAAGGCGACGCTCTTCCGCGCCTTCGGTGATCGTGACGGACTGATCCGCGCGCTCTACGGGGCACGGCTCGAACCGATCCGGGAAGCGGTCGGGCAGGGCCCGCAGCCGCTGGGGCCGTCCACGCCGGCGCCCCTGCGCGTACCGGCCCTGCTGGACGCCCTCCTGTGCTTCAAGCTCGACAACCGCCACCTCGCCCTGGCACTGGAGGGCAGCGGCGCGGACAGCCCCTACCGGACGGAGCACTACGAGCAGTGGCACACCCTGCTCCGGGACCTGCTGCGGCTCGTCCCCGGTTCGGCCGACCCGGAGTTCTCCGCCCACGCCCTGCTCGCGGCCACCAGGGCCGACCTGGTCGCGTATCTGGCCGGCGAGAAGGGCCTGCCCCGCGAGGAGCTCCGGGCCCAGCTGGCGGGCTTCACCGCCGCGGTCCTCGGCGCCCGGGCGGAACGAGGGCCGACCGACGGGCCATGA
- a CDS encoding SHOCT domain-containing protein has translation MPGLLRGVARTAVIAGTATAVSNRVSRRQGGRWAQQEAQQQQAQQQQLAQQQAAAAPPPPPAAPPADDMTTKIEQLKQLSTLKEQGVLTETEFAEQKRRLLG, from the coding sequence ATGCCCGGACTCCTTCGCGGGGTCGCCCGCACCGCCGTCATCGCGGGCACCGCCACCGCGGTGTCCAACCGTGTGTCCCGCCGCCAGGGCGGGCGATGGGCGCAGCAGGAAGCCCAGCAACAGCAGGCCCAGCAACAGCAGCTGGCCCAGCAGCAGGCGGCAGCGGCGCCGCCCCCGCCTCCTGCGGCACCGCCGGCCGACGACATGACGACCAAGATCGAGCAGCTGAAGCAGCTCAGCACCCTCAAGGAACAGGGTGTGCTGACCGAGACGGAATTCGCCGAGCAGAAGCGCCGGCTGCTGGGCTGA
- a CDS encoding nuclear transport factor 2 family protein codes for MPETLSPPDLYRRSLRHLLDKDIASWVGLWAEHRVMEFPFAPPGWPGRLEGREAVAAYMRDYPEHIDLHDFPGLRIHETTDPATIVAEMRGVGRLVATGSPFDMTYIAVVTVQDGKFTSYRDYWNPLAVHEPGAAFMTDPTRSSAR; via the coding sequence GTGCCCGAAACCCTGTCGCCCCCGGATCTGTACCGCCGCAGCCTCCGCCACCTCCTGGACAAGGACATCGCCTCCTGGGTCGGCCTGTGGGCCGAACACAGAGTCATGGAGTTCCCCTTCGCCCCTCCGGGCTGGCCCGGACGGCTGGAAGGGCGGGAGGCCGTCGCCGCGTACATGCGGGACTATCCCGAACACATCGACCTGCACGACTTCCCCGGCCTGCGGATCCACGAGACCACCGACCCGGCCACCATCGTGGCCGAGATGCGCGGAGTGGGCCGGCTCGTCGCGACCGGGAGCCCCTTCGACATGACCTACATCGCCGTCGTGACCGTCCAGGACGGGAAGTTCACCTCCTACCGCGACTACTGGAACCCCCTTGCCGTCCACGAACCCGGAGCGGCCTTCATGACCGACCCCACGAGGAGCAGCGCCCGATGA
- a CDS encoding NAD(P)H-binding protein, translated as MTATSAPTAPAGTPAPTGTTLVIGATGTTGSRTTAHLVAAGRRVRAGSRRATPLPGAEPVRFDWYDPTSFGDALAGADRVYLVPPVGDPDPAAVMLPFLDQARAAGVRRAVLLSSSAITEGGPAVGQVHRALPGLFGEWAVLRPSWFMQNFTGTHAHADSIRAEGVIMTAAGAGRVGFVDADDIAAVAARALTDDRAPGTDLVLTGPESLSHDDIAALLTEVTGRQVVHRNLTYEAMRERLAAAVPPEFATMLAAMDRSIAEGAEDRTTDTVHRLTGRPPHDFRTVAVRELAARPAPAGAAR; from the coding sequence ATGACCGCGACCTCCGCCCCGACCGCCCCCGCCGGCACGCCCGCCCCGACCGGCACCACCCTCGTCATCGGCGCCACCGGCACCACCGGCAGCCGCACCACGGCGCACCTCGTCGCCGCCGGACGGCGCGTCAGGGCCGGCAGCCGCCGGGCCACCCCGCTCCCCGGCGCCGAGCCGGTCCGCTTCGACTGGTACGACCCCACCAGCTTCGGCGACGCCCTCGCCGGGGCCGACCGCGTCTACCTCGTACCGCCCGTCGGCGACCCGGACCCGGCCGCTGTCATGCTGCCCTTCCTCGACCAGGCCCGAGCCGCCGGCGTACGCCGCGCCGTACTGCTCAGCTCCTCGGCGATCACCGAGGGCGGCCCGGCGGTCGGACAGGTGCACCGGGCCCTGCCCGGCCTGTTCGGCGAATGGGCGGTCCTGCGCCCCTCCTGGTTCATGCAGAACTTCACCGGCACACACGCCCACGCCGACAGCATCCGTGCCGAAGGCGTCATCATGACCGCGGCCGGAGCCGGCCGCGTCGGGTTCGTCGACGCCGACGACATCGCCGCCGTCGCCGCCCGCGCCCTCACCGACGACCGCGCGCCCGGCACGGACCTGGTCCTCACCGGCCCGGAATCACTGAGCCACGACGACATCGCGGCACTCCTCACCGAGGTCACCGGCCGCCAGGTGGTCCACCGGAACCTCACCTACGAGGCCATGCGCGAGCGCCTGGCCGCCGCCGTCCCCCCGGAGTTCGCCACGATGCTGGCCGCGATGGACCGGTCGATCGCCGAAGGGGCGGAGGACCGTACGACCGACACCGTCCACCGCCTCACCGGCCGCCCGCCGCACGACTTCCGGACGGTCGCGGTACGGGAGCTCGCCGCCCGGCCCGCCCCGGCGGGCGCGGCCCGGTAG
- a CDS encoding SRPBCC family protein: MFTIDETAPVIVRLSTVIDAPLTTVWALHTDVAGWPAWNADIDRTDIDGPLLTGRSFSWLTHGLDITSTVRELVPGKRIVWGGTVEGIVGIHVWAFEQSDAGVVVHTEESWSGAPVDAATDELGKALHDSLEGWLVRLKARAEQIA; the protein is encoded by the coding sequence ATGTTCACCATCGACGAGACCGCTCCCGTGATCGTCCGCCTGAGCACCGTGATCGACGCCCCGCTCACGACCGTGTGGGCGCTGCACACCGACGTCGCGGGCTGGCCCGCCTGGAACGCGGACATCGACCGGACGGACATCGACGGACCGCTGCTGACCGGCAGGTCCTTCAGCTGGCTCACCCACGGCCTGGACATCACCTCCACCGTGCGGGAGCTGGTCCCCGGGAAGCGGATCGTCTGGGGCGGGACCGTCGAGGGCATCGTCGGCATCCATGTGTGGGCCTTCGAGCAGTCCGACGCCGGGGTCGTCGTCCACACCGAGGAGTCCTGGAGCGGCGCCCCGGTCGACGCCGCGACCGACGAACTCGGCAAGGCGCTCCACGACTCCCTGGAGGGCTGGCTCGTCCGCCTCAAGGCCCGTGCGGAGCAAATCGCCTGA
- a CDS encoding YhjD/YihY/BrkB family envelope integrity protein, giving the protein MRSERRARWRERSRELTAAAKRAQVRAETRFPVITHVTERMIGVNIFDSATRLAAQCFLTAVPLLFVVASFAPEGVRDQLVSSVRTMFGLTGQASDQLDAVFDGSGEEDIRNAVGAVGAVIVLLSATAVSRAMQRLCKRAWQIPRGGTRVAIWRWFAWILAWIVLLTFQGPVRDGFGLGLWLGIPLTLLLQTLAWWWSQHLLLGGVIRWPPLLPGALITAAAVTALSLGARVYMPNALNRSLATYGSTGSVFVVLSWLIVLCVAVAIGITLGAALAQEPYLARRLGSPAPGGRQQESD; this is encoded by the coding sequence ATGCGGTCGGAGCGCAGGGCACGGTGGCGCGAGCGCTCCCGGGAGCTGACCGCGGCTGCCAAACGGGCGCAGGTACGGGCCGAGACCCGGTTCCCCGTGATCACCCACGTCACGGAACGCATGATCGGCGTGAACATCTTCGACTCCGCCACCCGGTTGGCCGCCCAGTGCTTCCTGACCGCCGTGCCGCTGCTCTTCGTCGTCGCCTCGTTCGCCCCGGAGGGGGTGCGCGACCAGCTGGTCTCCTCCGTACGCACGATGTTCGGGCTCACCGGTCAGGCGAGCGACCAGCTGGACGCCGTGTTCGACGGATCCGGCGAGGAGGACATCCGCAACGCCGTGGGAGCGGTCGGCGCCGTGATCGTGCTGCTGTCGGCGACCGCGGTGAGCCGTGCCATGCAGCGGCTGTGCAAACGTGCGTGGCAGATCCCGCGGGGCGGGACGCGGGTCGCGATCTGGCGCTGGTTCGCGTGGATCCTCGCCTGGATCGTCCTGCTGACGTTCCAGGGGCCGGTCCGTGACGGATTCGGACTCGGCCTGTGGCTCGGGATCCCCCTCACGCTCCTCCTCCAGACGCTGGCGTGGTGGTGGAGCCAGCACCTCCTGCTGGGCGGCGTGATCCGCTGGCCCCCGCTGCTGCCCGGCGCGCTCATCACGGCCGCCGCGGTGACCGCACTGTCGCTGGGCGCACGGGTGTACATGCCGAACGCCCTCAACCGGTCGCTCGCCACGTACGGGTCCACCGGATCGGTGTTCGTCGTCCTGTCGTGGCTGATCGTGCTGTGCGTGGCGGTCGCCATCGGCATCACCCTGGGCGCCGCGCTGGCACAGGAGCCGTACCTGGCCAGGCGACTGGGCAGCCCGGCGCCGGGCGGGCGACAGCAGGAGAGTGACTGA
- a CDS encoding carotenoid oxygenase family protein: protein MTTTPPYLTGHYTPVAEEVSASGLTVEGTLPPELSGRLIRNGHNPKPGVTPTHWFKGSGMVHGIRLRDGRAEWYRNRWVRTPALDGAPYMTEHGPDLTASVAGTHVIEHAGRLLALCEANLPFELTPDLDTVGAYDFGGKLRTAMTAHPKEDPSTGELHFFASSPFPPFLTYYVSDAKGAITHSAEVPGATAALKHDFAVTRGHVVFVEGNVTFDHTENSGIPYSWNDHQPSRIGVMPRGEDGARHTRWFSIEPGNMLHVANAYEDGQGRIVLEGPTVDREGFRLSWNWWVGAPGRGSEPLARSYTRRWVLDLTAGTVDEQIIDDLPVEFPTLNEDYLGAENRYQYAISFPDEKGFGGYGIVKYDRTTGARRIHQVGDARMPSEAVFVPAAGTAREDDGYLLTVVSDLKQNASQLLVLDAAGLDRIATVHLPHRVTAGVHGSWIPDTTEERSAG, encoded by the coding sequence ATGACGACCACCCCGCCGTACCTGACCGGCCACTACACCCCCGTCGCCGAGGAGGTCTCCGCCTCCGGCCTGACCGTCGAGGGCACGCTGCCGCCCGAGCTGTCGGGCCGGCTGATCCGCAACGGCCACAACCCCAAGCCCGGTGTCACCCCCACCCACTGGTTCAAGGGCAGTGGCATGGTCCACGGCATCCGGCTGCGCGACGGTCGCGCCGAGTGGTACCGCAACCGCTGGGTCCGCACCCCCGCCCTCGACGGCGCGCCGTACATGACCGAACACGGCCCCGACCTGACCGCCAGCGTCGCCGGCACCCACGTCATCGAACACGCGGGACGCCTCCTGGCCCTGTGCGAGGCCAACCTCCCCTTCGAGCTCACCCCGGACCTCGACACCGTCGGCGCCTACGACTTCGGGGGGAAGCTGCGCACCGCCATGACCGCGCACCCCAAGGAGGACCCCTCGACCGGGGAACTCCACTTCTTCGCCTCCTCCCCCTTCCCGCCGTTCCTGACCTACTACGTCTCCGATGCCAAGGGCGCCATCACGCACAGCGCCGAGGTCCCCGGGGCGACCGCCGCACTCAAGCACGACTTCGCCGTCACCCGCGGCCACGTCGTGTTCGTCGAGGGCAACGTCACCTTCGACCACACCGAGAACTCCGGCATCCCCTACAGCTGGAACGACCACCAGCCCTCCCGAATCGGCGTCATGCCGCGCGGCGAGGACGGCGCCCGCCACACCCGCTGGTTCTCCATCGAACCGGGCAACATGCTCCACGTCGCCAACGCCTACGAGGACGGCCAGGGCCGCATCGTCCTGGAAGGACCCACCGTCGACCGCGAGGGCTTCCGGCTCTCCTGGAACTGGTGGGTCGGCGCACCCGGGCGCGGCAGCGAGCCGCTCGCCCGCTCCTACACCCGCCGCTGGGTCCTCGACCTGACCGCGGGCACCGTCGACGAGCAGATCATCGACGACCTCCCCGTCGAGTTCCCCACCCTCAACGAGGACTACCTCGGCGCCGAGAACCGGTACCAGTACGCCATCTCCTTCCCCGACGAGAAGGGCTTCGGCGGCTACGGCATCGTCAAGTACGACCGCACGACCGGTGCCCGCCGCATCCACCAGGTCGGCGACGCCCGGATGCCCAGCGAAGCGGTCTTCGTCCCCGCCGCCGGCACCGCCCGCGAGGACGACGGCTACCTCCTCACCGTCGTCTCCGACCTCAAGCAGAACGCCTCGCAGCTCCTCGTCCTGGACGCCGCCGGCCTCGACCGCATCGCCACCGTCCACCTCCCCCACCGCGTCACCGCCGGCGTCCACGGTTCCTGGATCCCCGACACCACTGAGGAGCGCTCGGCGGGCTGA
- a CDS encoding DUF6325 family protein, whose protein sequence is MSSETEPRADFGDIDELGPVDYIVVEFPGNRMTGEGFPILVDLVDRGIIRIFDFAFVRKEEDGTVTALELQDLGGGEIDLTVFEGASSGLLDGGDIQEAAAALEPGSSAGVIVYENTWAAPFARALRRGGAQLVAAGRIPVQALLASLDALEDPPAGE, encoded by the coding sequence ATGAGCAGCGAGACCGAGCCGCGGGCCGATTTCGGAGACATCGACGAACTCGGCCCGGTCGACTACATCGTGGTCGAGTTCCCGGGCAACCGGATGACGGGCGAGGGGTTCCCGATCCTCGTCGACCTCGTCGACCGGGGCATCATCCGCATCTTCGACTTCGCCTTCGTCCGCAAGGAGGAGGACGGCACGGTGACCGCGCTGGAGCTCCAGGACCTCGGCGGAGGCGAGATCGACCTCACCGTGTTCGAAGGGGCGTCGTCCGGCCTGCTCGACGGCGGCGACATCCAGGAGGCCGCCGCCGCCCTGGAACCCGGGAGCTCGGCCGGGGTCATCGTGTACGAGAACACCTGGGCGGCACCTTTCGCCCGCGCCCTGCGACGCGGCGGAGCGCAGCTCGTCGCCGCCGGACGGATTCCCGTGCAGGCCCTCCTGGCGTCGCTGGACGCCCTGGAGGACCCGCCCGCCGGAGAGTGA
- a CDS encoding carboxymuconolactone decarboxylase: MATRSDAPVLDTLAAMTIDSIEHCGMDEKTLITTRIAALVAMDAPAISYLAHISPAVKADFTVEQLQDVLVAIAPVVGTARVMSAAGHIAQAFGVAIAMLESEAEAMAAAEAESRHKS, from the coding sequence ATGGCCACCAGGTCTGACGCCCCCGTTCTCGACACGCTCGCCGCGATGACCATCGACTCCATCGAGCACTGCGGCATGGACGAGAAGACACTCATCACCACCCGGATCGCCGCCCTCGTCGCCATGGACGCCCCGGCCATCTCCTACCTGGCCCACATCAGCCCCGCGGTCAAGGCCGACTTCACCGTCGAGCAGCTGCAGGACGTGCTCGTCGCGATCGCCCCCGTCGTGGGCACCGCGCGCGTCATGTCCGCCGCGGGCCACATCGCCCAGGCGTTCGGCGTCGCCATAGCGATGCTCGAAAGCGAAGCCGAAGCCATGGCCGCCGCCGAAGCCGAGAGCCGCCACAAGTCCTGA
- a CDS encoding GAP family protein, protein MVLDLMLIALAIALYPLPLMAFILVVSSSRGVWKGLAFILAWLANLVAVIAIVLALTGGEPPAPRSPPGVVALAAKLAIGVSLVVYGVRRYRRRKSKAARDTTAKSSRVDVGSVWAAAGLAVLIQPWGMVAAGATTVVEADTSHATTFIALFGFCLLASSSLLAAELYMVFAPEAAQARLLRMRAWMEGHKDEAIVFLCLLLGLWLTAQSIYELTS, encoded by the coding sequence ATGGTCCTCGACCTCATGCTCATCGCGTTGGCCATCGCCCTCTACCCGCTGCCCCTGATGGCGTTCATCCTCGTGGTGTCCTCCTCCAGGGGCGTGTGGAAGGGGCTCGCCTTCATCCTGGCGTGGCTGGCCAACCTCGTCGCCGTGATCGCGATCGTGCTGGCGCTGACCGGCGGTGAGCCTCCGGCTCCCCGGTCCCCGCCGGGTGTGGTCGCGCTCGCGGCCAAGCTGGCCATCGGGGTGTCGCTGGTGGTCTACGGAGTGCGCCGCTACCGCCGGAGGAAGTCGAAGGCCGCCCGCGACACCACCGCGAAGTCCTCACGGGTGGACGTCGGCTCGGTGTGGGCCGCAGCGGGCCTGGCCGTGCTGATCCAGCCGTGGGGCATGGTCGCGGCGGGCGCGACGACCGTGGTCGAGGCCGACACCTCGCACGCGACCACGTTCATCGCCCTGTTCGGCTTCTGTCTCCTGGCCAGCTCCAGCCTGCTGGCCGCGGAGCTGTACATGGTGTTCGCACCGGAAGCCGCCCAGGCCCGGCTGCTGCGGATGCGTGCCTGGATGGAGGGGCACAAGGACGAGGCCATCGTGTTCCTCTGTCTGCTGCTCGGCCTGTGGCTGACCGCGCAGAGCATCTACGAGCTGACCAGCTGA
- a CDS encoding MFS transporter, with protein sequence MNVALTQTGRASGRASGRAGGPGAVLAALAAAQFTVMLATSIVNVALPQIRAGAGLSDSGTTWVVNAYGLAFGALLLAGGRIADLLGRRRVLTAGLALFALASVAAGLTTSAGVLIAARAVQGVGAAAIAPAALALVMDRFPPGPGRGRALGVWGAVSGAGAAGGVLLGGLLTQVWGWPWIFHIVALGSAAVLAAVVVLVPRDAAAGAGANAGPGAEQPGGRQRGRFDLLGTVTVTLALTCLVWGLTTARGAGWTGVPVLGSLGAAVVLLAAFCVIERRRPDALVPPRLLTAGRVAAGNVLMALLGSVWIALFFFLPLYQQQVLGSGPLATGVGQLPLALAHMIGSALAPRIARVVGARATVTAALLTEAAGLLWLSWMRADGSYLVDVLGPSILVGLGLSIAFVQLTSLAVDGVPRQDTGLAGGLVNTTRQVGGAIGLAALATLAGSVTHRTPTGTPPLEALTAGYQAAFTTSAALLATTALLALLLMRRSGASGPTSTARPATEPGASPLSPTGPAR encoded by the coding sequence ATGAACGTTGCACTCACGCAGACGGGCCGGGCCTCGGGCCGGGCCTCGGGCCGGGCCGGCGGCCCGGGAGCGGTGCTCGCCGCACTCGCCGCGGCCCAGTTCACCGTCATGCTCGCCACCTCGATCGTCAATGTGGCGCTGCCGCAGATCCGTGCGGGGGCCGGCCTCTCGGACAGCGGGACCACCTGGGTGGTCAACGCCTACGGTCTGGCGTTCGGGGCGCTGCTCCTGGCGGGCGGTCGGATCGCCGACCTGCTCGGCCGGCGCCGGGTGCTGACGGCGGGGCTCGCGCTCTTCGCGCTGGCTTCGGTGGCGGCCGGACTGACCACCTCCGCCGGCGTGCTGATCGCGGCCCGCGCGGTGCAGGGCGTGGGCGCCGCCGCGATCGCCCCTGCCGCGCTCGCCCTGGTGATGGACCGGTTCCCGCCCGGCCCCGGGCGCGGCAGGGCCCTGGGCGTGTGGGGCGCCGTCTCCGGTGCGGGGGCGGCGGGCGGTGTGCTGCTGGGCGGTCTGCTCACGCAGGTCTGGGGCTGGCCCTGGATCTTCCACATCGTCGCGCTCGGATCGGCGGCGGTGCTGGCGGCCGTGGTGGTGCTCGTACCCCGGGACGCCGCGGCGGGGGCGGGGGCGAACGCCGGACCCGGGGCCGAGCAGCCCGGCGGGCGGCAGCGCGGACGGTTCGATCTGCTGGGCACGGTCACCGTCACCCTGGCCCTTACCTGCCTGGTCTGGGGGCTGACCACCGCCCGCGGTGCCGGCTGGACCGGCGTCCCGGTCCTGGGCTCTCTCGGCGCGGCCGTCGTGCTGCTCGCGGCGTTCTGCGTGATCGAGCGCCGTCGGCCGGACGCCCTGGTCCCGCCGCGGCTGCTGACCGCCGGCCGGGTCGCCGCGGGCAACGTACTGATGGCGCTGCTGGGGTCCGTATGGATCGCCCTGTTCTTCTTCCTGCCGCTCTACCAGCAACAAGTCCTCGGCTCGGGTCCCTTGGCGACCGGGGTGGGACAACTCCCCCTCGCCCTGGCCCATATGATCGGCTCCGCCCTCGCCCCCCGGATCGCCCGGGTAGTCGGTGCCAGAGCGACCGTGACCGCGGCCCTGCTGACCGAGGCGGCCGGTCTGCTGTGGTTGTCGTGGATGCGGGCGGACGGAAGCTACCTCGTCGACGTCCTCGGACCGAGCATCCTGGTCGGACTGGGCCTGAGCATCGCCTTCGTCCAGCTCACCTCACTCGCCGTGGACGGCGTACCGCGCCAGGACACCGGACTCGCCGGCGGCCTCGTGAACACCACCCGACAGGTCGGCGGCGCCATCGGCCTCGCCGCCCTCGCCACCCTGGCCGGCTCCGTCACCCACCGCACACCCACCGGCACCCCACCCCTGGAAGCCCTCACCGCCGGCTACCAGGCCGCCTTCACCACCTCCGCCGCCCTCCTCGCCACCACCGCCCTCCTCGCACTCCTCCTCATGCGCCGCAGCGGGGCCTCCGGTCCGACCAGCACCGCGAGACCCGCCACGGAGCCGGGAGCCTCCCCGCTCTCTCCCACCGGTCCGGCCCGGTAG
- a CDS encoding alpha/beta fold hydrolase: MAEQVIEVDGIELCTESFGDPADPPVLLVMGLGASMLWWEEGFCRLLAAGGRLVIRYDHRDTGRSVTYGPGRPGYTTADLVADAVRVLRAHEVPAAHVVGVSAGGALAQLLALGHAGRVLSLVLISTSAAVPGDAGLPPPTEEFLRFASASPAAGADGDPVIDHQVAYARVLAGGRRPFDEAAARDLVRRDVERARDYGAARNHDRLTDGEVPQAPLSSISVPTLVIHGTADPMFPLRHGEALAAAVPGGRLLTLEGAGHGVERADWATVAAAILDHTA; encoded by the coding sequence ATGGCCGAGCAGGTGATCGAGGTGGACGGCATCGAGCTGTGCACCGAGTCCTTCGGCGATCCCGCCGATCCGCCCGTCCTGCTCGTCATGGGCCTGGGGGCTTCGATGCTCTGGTGGGAGGAGGGCTTCTGCCGGTTGCTCGCCGCGGGCGGACGTCTCGTGATCCGCTACGACCACCGCGACACCGGCCGGTCGGTCACCTACGGACCGGGCCGGCCCGGGTACACCACGGCGGACCTGGTCGCCGACGCCGTCCGCGTGCTGCGCGCCCATGAGGTCCCGGCCGCGCACGTCGTGGGCGTGTCGGCGGGAGGGGCCCTCGCGCAGCTGCTGGCGCTCGGTCACGCCGGCCGCGTGCTCTCCCTCGTGCTGATCAGCACTTCCGCCGCCGTGCCCGGGGACGCCGGACTTCCGCCGCCGACCGAGGAGTTCCTCCGGTTCGCCTCGGCCTCCCCCGCCGCAGGGGCGGATGGCGACCCGGTGATCGACCACCAGGTCGCCTATGCGCGCGTGCTCGCGGGCGGCCGGCGCCCGTTCGACGAGGCCGCCGCCCGCGACCTGGTCCGCCGCGACGTCGAGCGGGCGCGCGACTACGGGGCGGCCCGCAACCACGACCGGCTCACGGACGGCGAGGTCCCGCAGGCTCCGCTGTCCTCGATCTCCGTACCGACGCTGGTGATCCACGGGACCGCGGATCCGATGTTCCCGCTCCGGCACGGAGAGGCGCTCGCGGCAGCGGTTCCCGGGGGGCGGCTGCTGACCCTGGAGGGTGCCGGGCACGGGGTCGAGCGGGCCGACTGGGCGACCGTCGCCGCCGCGATCCTCGACCACACCGCCTGA
- a CDS encoding UDP-N-acetylglucosamine--N-acetylmuramyl-(pentapeptide) pyrophosphoryl-undecaprenol N-acetylglucosamine transferase — translation MDASSLSRPFRLLVTGGGTGGHTYPALTAIRTLRSRLAADGCALDVLWIGTADGLEARVAPAEGIAFRTVATGKIRRSANPLKMLSAANVKDMARVPLGVAQARAIVSEFRPDVVLATGGYVAVPAGLAARLCKRPLVLHEQTVRLGLANRKLAGSATRIAVSSESSLPLLPAEVRDRAVVTGNPVRPEILSGNPDKAFQALDLSGFDRRLPTVYVTGGAQGAQQINGVVREVLPWLLGHANVIHQCGPANVDGLRSAAAGLDPALAGRYHLTGFVGPELPDVLALADVVVSRSGAGTLAELTALGKPAVFVPLATSAGNEQAHNARHLADAGAAVALLGEVTGRTLAEAVGPLLTDAAGRTAMAQRARAYGMPDAADRLVDVLLSAAAEASA, via the coding sequence ATGGACGCTTCCTCGCTCTCCCGTCCCTTCCGGCTGCTCGTGACAGGCGGCGGGACCGGCGGTCACACCTACCCTGCCCTGACGGCGATCCGGACGTTGCGCAGCCGCCTGGCCGCCGACGGCTGCGCACTCGACGTGCTGTGGATCGGAACCGCGGACGGTCTGGAGGCGCGGGTCGCCCCGGCGGAGGGCATCGCGTTCAGGACGGTCGCCACGGGGAAGATCCGCAGGTCGGCGAATCCCCTGAAGATGCTCTCGGCGGCCAACGTCAAGGACATGGCGCGGGTGCCGCTCGGTGTGGCCCAGGCCCGTGCGATCGTCTCCGAGTTCCGGCCGGACGTGGTCCTGGCGACCGGCGGGTACGTGGCCGTCCCGGCGGGCCTGGCGGCCCGGTTGTGCAAGCGCCCCCTGGTGCTGCACGAGCAGACGGTCCGGCTGGGTCTGGCGAACCGGAAGCTGGCCGGCTCGGCGACCCGCATCGCGGTGTCCTCCGAGTCGTCGCTGCCGCTGCTGCCGGCCGAGGTGCGCGACCGGGCGGTCGTCACCGGCAACCCGGTGAGGCCCGAGATCCTGTCCGGGAACCCCGACAAGGCGTTCCAGGCACTGGACCTGTCCGGGTTCGACCGGCGCCTTCCGACGGTCTACGTCACCGGCGGGGCGCAGGGCGCCCAGCAGATCAACGGCGTCGTGCGGGAGGTGCTCCCGTGGCTGCTGGGCCACGCGAACGTGATCCACCAGTGCGGCCCGGCCAACGTCGACGGCCTCCGGTCCGCCGCCGCGGGTCTCGATCCGGCCCTCGCGGGCCGGTACCACCTGACGGGCTTCGTCGGGCCGGAGCTGCCCGACGTGCTGGCGCTCGCCGATGTGGTGGTGTCCCGGTCCGGGGCGGGGACGCTGGCGGAGCTGACCGCGCTGGGCAAGCCCGCGGTGTTCGTTCCGCTGGCCACCTCGGCCGGCAACGAGCAGGCGCACAACGCGCGCCACCTGGCCGACGCGGGCGCTGCGGTGGCCCTGCTCGGTGAGGTCACCGGGCGGACCCTCGCGGAGGCGGTCGGTCCGCTGCTGACCGACGCCGCCGGGCGCACGGCGATGGCGCAGCGCGCCCGGGCGTACGGGATGCCGGACGCCGCGGACCGGCTGGTGGACGTACTGCTGTCCGCCGCGGCGGAGGCCTCCGCCTGA